The genomic interval ctcaatccactgagctacccagctgcctccccccccccctctctttttGCATGAATGTggctgggaaaacttttctttactcagggttttagttttgttcttttatttctttaacttcaactgattattaataaatcctataaaatataatacttggagttattggatattaattttaatcttacatgtGGGAATATTATGTGTGGTCCACATTCCAAGCTGTAGGATAAGGGAAACTATAAAATGTAAATCAAGTCTCCCCAATCCCTGGTCTTTAGAGAAGCAggcagacttgactggatgggaggggcaggagcctgtggagtacGCCTTCGCCTCCCCCCAccctctaagcagttggaagtcagttaactctCTGGTTATGGAGGGTATTCTAGCTTAGTAACTTCTGGGTCAAGATGGAAAGTGGataaaccccttgtgatgataactttctttgtctgAATTACTCTCTCATAGGATGGAAATGTATGACCTTAAAATCTTCAGCAAATCTGACCACGGGCCCCCAGGGCACAGGCAGTTACAGCCCCTGCTTAAATTAAATATTTGGCttgatgaaaggaaggtagtaagtataatCCCCAGCTAACTATACACAAACTCTatcttttcacaaactaaatgtatttaatgatttcagggaacaggaaaaaggaatcagtttaagggaagagagggaaggtaatTTGGCTAACTGTTAACTGTAGACTAACAGCACATTTGGGGGGGCCGCAGGGGGGATTTAaattgaatggctgaactctaatctaagcccctaaataatcttccttctaaaacctaaactgctAAACTGAAAGTAGGCTGAGATCTTGCTTAAAGGTCTGTCTTGGAGGTTGCTATCAAGGTAAAGCAcccctggctgtcagtgactgaatgtccCAGGCCAGAGTTACACAGATTGTCcctctgctcagagccaagaACAAAGAGTCAGGACCCCTGCAAGAAGGGTGACTTggtttttataccaggactccaactgcctttaactgtccCCTCTCTTAGAATTctgggggggcactatggaattctgcaATGCACCTtaaacccctctcagaaatatggatcccacaaagGCTACCTTCTCAGTCATTCCTTTAGAATATGAAGGAGTAGGAAATGGCTAGGAATGTCACTGAGTTCTCTTCATTTCTGTTCCATCCCTTTGGCTCTGAATGAAGGTTCTCTTCGAAGACACTAAGAACATGAGTCCACTTGAAATCATCCTAGGGGTTGTCTTCTGTTCCCAGACTGCCattggaattctgggaaatttctTCCTAGTTTTTCTCTTCACTTTCATGTTCCTCACTGCACACAAACTAAGGCCCATAGACACAATTCTCATACAGCTGGCTTGGGCCAACTCTCTGATGCTCCTCTTCAAGGGTGTCCCTCAGACAATGGCTGCTTTGAGCCTGAAGAATTTCCTAGATGACACAGGCTGTAAAATCATCCTCTACCTTCTAAGAGTGGCTCGTGCTCTTTCCCTCAGCATGACATGCTTCCTGAGTGGCTTTCAGGCCATCACTATCAGCCCCAGCACTTCTAGATACATAAAGCTTAAAAACAGAACCCAAAAGTCCATCATCCCCTGCAGTGTCCTCTGCTGGATATCCCATCTGATCCTAAATAGCATCATTCTTCTGACAATTAAAGGGACAAGGACTACCAGAAACATCTCAAACCTACTGGATTACGGGTTCTGTTCTACTTCAACAACCTCTACCATTACTGTTGCTCTATCTTCAGTTGTGGCCTCCATCCTTGATGCTACCTGTGTAGGGCTCATGGTTTTTG from Gracilinanus agilis isolate LMUSP501 unplaced genomic scaffold, AgileGrace unplaced_scaffold60963, whole genome shotgun sequence carries:
- the LOC123256561 gene encoding vomeronasal type-1 receptor 1-like, whose amino-acid sequence is MSPLEIILGVVFCSQTAIGILGNFFLVFLFTFMFLTAHKLRPIDTILIQLAWANSLMLLFKGVPQTMAALSLKNFLDDTGCKIILYLLRVARALSLSMTCFLSGFQAITISPSTSRYIKLKNRTQKSIIPCSVLCWISHLILNSIILLTIKGTRTTRNISNLLDYGFCSTSTTSTITVALSSVVASILDATCVGLMVFASGYMMLLLKRHQKRVQHIHTSSLSPRASPEIRATQYIQLLVNTFVFFYLLNSVLVLYMHFKNPRPWLLHSSNFLAGCFPNICPFVLI